Proteins from one Embleya scabrispora genomic window:
- the surE gene encoding 5'/3'-nucleotidase SurE, translating to MAISGGKRVVTLAVGVTAAALLAASAPVAVASDDARGAQAPRRLSILISNDDGHQGPFIRALQKALRAAGHDAVIVAPATDQSGKGTGINATPGSIVKAAEVEPGIWSVAGTPADSVSFGLANVFRDRKPDLVVTGINPGQNIGATTNHSGTVGASITAAEKGIPAVAFSAEYSTADPRNPFPQMPQATAFATQLVNRLAATARRNGPLLPAHTTLNVNYPAKPTGRVEMTNVGEADFLAVSYVKDPSCDTCYKLDLGLAPNVDEPVRNADTTAIGKGSVSVSMLDADWTVPGWQRGQQSRVLDAVGVQLRLSGLKA from the coding sequence ATGGCCATATCCGGTGGAAAACGTGTGGTGACCCTCGCGGTGGGGGTGACCGCCGCCGCGCTGCTCGCGGCGAGCGCGCCCGTGGCGGTCGCGAGCGACGACGCGCGCGGTGCGCAGGCGCCGCGCAGGCTCAGCATTTTGATCAGCAACGACGACGGGCACCAGGGTCCGTTCATCCGGGCCCTGCAGAAGGCGCTGCGCGCCGCCGGGCACGACGCGGTGATCGTCGCGCCCGCCACGGACCAGTCCGGCAAGGGCACCGGGATCAACGCCACGCCCGGCTCGATCGTCAAGGCGGCCGAGGTGGAGCCCGGCATCTGGTCGGTCGCGGGCACGCCCGCCGACTCGGTCTCGTTCGGGCTCGCGAACGTCTTCCGCGACCGCAAGCCGGACCTGGTGGTCACCGGGATCAACCCCGGGCAGAACATCGGCGCCACCACGAACCACTCGGGCACGGTCGGCGCGTCGATCACCGCCGCGGAGAAGGGCATCCCGGCGGTGGCGTTCAGCGCCGAGTACAGCACCGCCGATCCGCGCAACCCGTTCCCGCAGATGCCGCAGGCGACGGCCTTCGCGACGCAGTTGGTGAACCGGCTGGCGGCCACCGCGCGCCGGAACGGCCCGCTGCTGCCCGCGCACACCACGCTCAACGTGAACTATCCGGCCAAGCCGACCGGCCGGGTGGAGATGACGAACGTGGGCGAGGCCGACTTCCTGGCGGTGAGCTACGTCAAGGACCCGTCCTGCGACACCTGCTACAAGCTGGATCTGGGCCTGGCGCCGAACGTGGACGAGCCGGTGCGGAACGCGGACACCACCGCGATCGGCAAGGGGTCGGTGTCCGTCTCGATGCTCGACGCCGACTGGACGGTGCCGGGGTGGCAGCGGGGGCAGCAGTCGCGGGTGCTGGACGCGGTGGGTGTGCAGTTGCGGTTGTCGGGGCTGAAGGCGTGA
- a CDS encoding acyltransferase, giving the protein MSLSQALRGHARGALSRAAHRGWRALQRAGAITSEQPGPYRFRRLGADSKLAFPVGSVFGEEWITVGAGCIIGEHVTLSAGLAPGHDLGSAAVVTIGDRCTIGRGSHIVGHRSITIADDVWTGPYIYITDQNHSYADPDRPIGTQWPINDTVEIGAGSWLGAGVIVLPGAKLGRNVVVAAGSVVRGTVPDHSVIAGVPAKVVRRRTETGWDPPLRHTPTPLPDGITHDELVALLTEYDASGGQ; this is encoded by the coding sequence ATGTCGCTGTCGCAAGCCCTGCGCGGGCACGCCCGGGGCGCCCTCTCCCGCGCCGCGCACCGAGGCTGGCGGGCACTGCAGCGGGCGGGCGCGATCACCTCCGAGCAGCCCGGTCCGTACCGGTTCCGGCGGCTGGGCGCGGACAGCAAACTGGCCTTCCCGGTCGGCTCGGTGTTCGGCGAGGAGTGGATCACCGTGGGCGCCGGCTGCATCATCGGCGAGCACGTCACGCTGTCCGCCGGCCTGGCCCCGGGGCACGACCTGGGCAGCGCGGCGGTGGTCACCATCGGCGACCGGTGCACGATCGGGCGCGGGAGCCACATCGTCGGGCACCGCTCGATCACCATCGCCGACGACGTGTGGACCGGGCCGTACATCTACATCACCGACCAGAACCACAGCTACGCCGACCCGGATCGCCCGATCGGCACCCAGTGGCCGATCAACGACACCGTGGAGATCGGCGCGGGCAGTTGGCTCGGCGCGGGCGTGATCGTCCTGCCCGGCGCCAAACTCGGCCGCAACGTGGTGGTCGCCGCCGGCTCCGTGGTGCGCGGCACGGTGCCCGACCACAGCGTGATAGCGGGCGTGCCCGCGAAGGTGGTCCGCCGGCGCACCGAAACCGGCTGGGACCCGCCGCTGCGGCACACCCCCACGCCGCTGCCGGACGGAATCACCCACGACGAACTGGTCGCCCTGCTCACCGAGTACGACGCCTCCGGCGGCCAGTAG